Part of the Sulfurimonas sp. C5 genome, TGGCATTGCAGCTGTCATACCAACAACTTTTTCATCTTTGTCAGCTAAAGCCATTAAAGCTTCTGTATAGATCTGTGTAGCTGATTTTGCTGAAGATTTTTTTGCACTGCTGCCGCTATCAATATCGAAAGGACCGACACCATGCCATTTTTCCTCATGCCCTTCAGCAATTTCATACCCTTTTCCTTTAAGAGTTTGTGCATGAATAATAACCGGCTTTTTCATCTTCTTAGCCGTCTCAAAAATATCGATAAGCTGTGAAATATTATGCCCATCAACAGGACCTATGTAGTCAATCCCCATCTCTTCAAACATAATTCCTGGTGTCACTAACTTTAGTGATTCTTCCATACGTTTAGCGATATAACGAGCACCCTCACCGAAATTATCTACAAAATTTTCAGTATGCTTTTTAAATCTTTGATAAAAAGGCGAAGCCATAGCAGAACTTAGCATTCTACTGAGCGCTCCAATAGGTTTTGCAATACTCATTTCATTATCATTGAGAATAATAACCATAGGATATTTACGATCACCAAGCTCATTAAGTGCTTCATACACCATTCCGGCAGTCATTGAACCATCACCAATCATAACGACTGGAATACGTTCATCTTGCTGCCCTTTTAAAGCTATCGCTTTTGCTGCACCGACACCTAATGAAATAGATGTAGAGCTATGTCCTGCTACAAAATAATCATGCTCACTCTCACTCGGTTTTGTATAACCACTGATTCCACCAAATGTACGGAGTGTATCAAAAGCTTTCCATCTGTCCGTTATAAGCTTATGTGCATACGACTGATGTGAAACGTCAAAAATAAAAGGATCTTTTTGACTGTCAAATACTTTGTGCATAGCTACAATTAATTCTGTGGCACCTAGCGTTGAGCTTAAATGCCCACCATTTTTACTTACAACTCTTAAAATTTCTTCTCTAATATCAGCACAAAGAGCCTCCAGCTCTTCAATACTTTTATCTTTAATGTTCATTCTACTCACTTAAAGCCGCTTTTTTTACTCTTTCAAATCTTTTTTGTATCTGTGCATCAATATTACCGGCATCGCTTAAAACGATTACGCCACCCTCGCTGATCGCACTATCTGAAACTATTGTTATATTTTCTAAATTCCCTAAATGTTGTGATATTACACTATGATCTTTAGGATTTACCTTTAAAGTTATTTTAGAAGCACCTTGTAAATCTTTTATAAGTTCTTCTGAAAGGACTTTTGCTATTTCACTTGAATTCTCGGAAACCTCAACTTTTACAACTTCTTTAGCAACATCTAAGGCTGCTAAAACCAGTTCACTTTTTAAAGACTCTATCGAACTTTTGAATTCATTTGCAGATTCTTCCAGTTTTTGTACTGATGCAGCATAGAGTTCAATTGAATTTTGAACACTTTTTTCGAGTCCCTCTTGGGCATGTTTTACACCGGCTTCCAAACCTTCTTGATACGCTTCCTCTTTTGCTTTTTGTAAATTTTCAGAAAACTCTGCCTCTTTTTCCTCTAACTTCATCTGCAACTTAATAAAGTTTGATG contains:
- the dxs gene encoding 1-deoxy-D-xylulose-5-phosphate synthase, with product MNIKDKSIEELEALCADIREEILRVVSKNGGHLSSTLGATELIVAMHKVFDSQKDPFIFDVSHQSYAHKLITDRWKAFDTLRTFGGISGYTKPSESEHDYFVAGHSSTSISLGVGAAKAIALKGQQDERIPVVMIGDGSMTAGMVYEALNELGDRKYPMVIILNDNEMSIAKPIGALSRMLSSAMASPFYQRFKKHTENFVDNFGEGARYIAKRMEESLKLVTPGIMFEEMGIDYIGPVDGHNISQLIDIFETAKKMKKPVIIHAQTLKGKGYEIAEGHEEKWHGVGPFDIDSGSSAKKSSAKSATQIYTEALMALADKDEKVVGMTAAMPSGTGLTPLLEKYPERFWDVAIAEQHAVTSSAALAKEGFKPFCTIYSTFLQRAYDQVIHDTCLMDLPVVFTLDRAGIVGEDGETHQGVFDISYLRAIPNMTLFAPRDEKSFHQAIGFAHEYQHPCSIRYPRGAFFECEDMPESQPFELAKSQLLQASNEDILFIGYGNGVGRAVQTAKLLDKDVAILDLRFVKPLDEDMLKTLAQKHKKWFVFSDSAKAGGVGSALLEFLAKEFIDEIQLVSFEYEDKFITHGNTKLVEESLGLLPEQLAKKVQELL
- the fliH gene encoding flagellar assembly protein FliH; this encodes MATVISNDDIERHNVNTYNFKVIAFGAKDEEIKEEATVSVEPQLADETIDSSALSSGTKDSLIESLMKKTDEMTSNFIKLQMKLEEKEAEFSENLQKAKEEAYQEGLEAGVKHAQEGLEKSVQNSIELYAASVQKLEESANEFKSSIESLKSELVLAALDVAKEVVKVEVSENSSEIAKVLSEELIKDLQGASKITLKVNPKDHSVISQHLGNLENITIVSDSAISEGGVIVLSDAGNIDAQIQKRFERVKKAALSE